AGcacaagattaatatacagaaataatataactacattatagtgatcGCAACCAATTAGaacaatatataataacaacaacaaatatatcagaaaagacaagaaatgtgtgtgatgtgCATCAGTGAATGTGtacgtgcatgcatgtgtatgtttgtttgtgtgggaTATTGGTTTATAAATCTACATACAAGCACTGAGGTTAATGCTGACAACACTGACTaccaattattatttttttctatgtgGAGACATAAGTACAACAGTCTCAAACAAGGACAAGTAAAACTAAAGTTTAAATTAAAACAGCTGTTAACCTCAAGCTGAAAAACGCAATTCAGACTTAGTCAAGTCTGAAAGTGTTTGATTACAAGCACTGTACATCCAAATGTGTTTGATTCTATTCAAATGGAATATAActgaaaataattaataaaatcactacagtatctctctctctctctctgctattCGGCTTGAAGAGACATTTGTTCAAATTCACACATTTAAACTGAGCGgtaatattatactgtataactGTATTTGCAGTAATAAATGACAGATCTGTATCCTGCTGGTTGTTCCACAGGTCTTCTACACAGCCACTTGAAAGTCCTAGTAGCTGGCCTGAAGACGCATGACATCCCTCCAGACTACAGTGGTAATCATTTATCttcttgttgtttatttgtcatgATTTTTcattgttatatactgtatatgcatgtaggatttaaaaaaaaaatctttgttcAAGTAGGCACATTTGCCTGATGCTGTATGTTAATGTTGTTCGTGATTCCTCACTCTTGTTTCTACTTCTGAAGATGTGGTGCTTCCGGAGAAACCCAAACTGAAGTTTTTGAACAAGGTGCCTAACTTCAAAAAGGCCaagaaagagatgaagaagctaCGGGATATCCAAGGCCCAGCGAAGGCTGCAAATACCTTCACTACAGGACAGTACGCTATTGTGGTGAGTGCATATGAGTTCTGTAAACACTGCTGTTCAGTGATATCTGACAGCTGCTGGaagcattgaagtctatgaagATTATATTATCTGCAGTATTTTATAACTTGCCCTCAATATTAAACCCTCAGTAACTATATATTAGCAGAGTCTGTTACATATTTCACAATCCTTACAGGATATAATCACAGGGATATGTTTAGGCATTTGTTATTACCAGTACAGAATTACACTGCAACGTCTCACTTCAGCATTGCATTTATgtaaattactcaaaccgatttatCGATTATCAAACTAATAGGcgattgatttaatagttgacaactaattgattaattgttgcagctctacacttATGCCAAGTGAAAAATACAAAGTAGTGAGTGGTCagagcatgatatttaaaagtgacttccctctttctctatctctctctttgacGTTCAGGCCCTAGGAGGAGGCTACATCCATTGGGGTCACATAGAGATGATCCGTCTAACCATCAACCGCAAGATGGATGCGCGGACTACATTTGCCCGCTGGCGCATCAATAGCCCATATAAGCCCGTCACACGTAAAGGTCTGGGTCAGCGCATGGGTGGGGGCAAAGGAGCCATCGACCACTACGTGACACCTGTCCGCTACGGCCGTTTCATTGTGGAAGTTGGAGGAAAGGTGGAGCTGGGGGAGGTTGAGCACATCTTGATTGAAATTGCAAAGAAGCTACCCTTCCCTGCCAAGGTGAGATGACTGATGCTGTAAATACTGTACTTTACCCACTGGTGTCTAATGTATACTTTCACAATTTCAGTTAAAATTGAGCACTTTAGTCAGAAGCATTTTTTTGGTGATTCATTTGTATATGCACTCAGttgtcagtttattaggtacacttcgctaaaactaatgcagtctaatacaaacGTCCTGCAGTAAATCCTTCATCCACAAAGgtcatattgtttgtttttctctgtgaaACGTTTTTAGAGAGATGTTGATTCGACTTTGTCATTTTTGGAAGCTACAGCTTGTGGTGCTGTGAAATTGTATTGCATGATACTGACAAGGTATTCCTATTATTTTGTTCACCGCATTCATATCAATGAGGGTAGGCTGAATAACAGACACACATCTCTACTCCTTCTGCCTCATTGAAAAATCCATttatgaatatgcaaatatttttcatttcaaaatgttaacTATTTCATTGAAAAATCCATTCTCAGTGAATGTGCACTCAAGGATCCGCGTGAAGTAGCAATaggcaaaacacattttttaagtgGAGGGGAATTTACCTacagggatagtttggatgttttgaagtgggattgtatgaggAACCTATCCATCGTCagcgtattacctacagtagatgagtgTCGGCACGCCccgagtttggagaaacaggcaggagtaccgacacaggagcaaagcagtgcactgctgtggacggggcagcagcaaaatgtattttagccacctaaaaggagggcccatctaaaaaaaaaaaaatcaatatctgtttaagtgtacgctatatttagaatatttcataCAAGCcctcttcaaaacacccaaaatatCCCTGTAACTTTACTGTTGAACATCTTTAGAGGCCTAAATGCATAAAAATAACCCAATACTTCCTTGCATTGTGTTCTTCCTGTAGGTGATGAGCAGAGAGAGCCTAGCAGCCATGCAAAAGAAGCAAGCCGACATGGAGCAGAACAACCAGAATCCCTGGACCTTCAAGGAGATAGCGCAGGGCAACATGCTGGGTATCAGGAAGGTGCTCAGCCCCTTTGACCTGCAAAACCACGGACGCTTCACAGGCAAATTCCACCTCCCGTGGAGGGTGTGACAGACCTGAG
This window of the Sebastes fasciatus isolate fSebFas1 chromosome 2, fSebFas1.pri, whole genome shotgun sequence genome carries:
- the mrpl16 gene encoding large ribosomal subunit protein uL16m, producing the protein MFSFIKAAVGLTGICRAHGQQGLLHSHLKVLVAGLKTHDIPPDYSDVVLPEKPKLKFLNKVPNFKKAKKEMKKLRDIQGPAKAANTFTTGQYAIVALGGGYIHWGHIEMIRLTINRKMDARTTFARWRINSPYKPVTRKGLGQRMGGGKGAIDHYVTPVRYGRFIVEVGGKVELGEVEHILIEIAKKLPFPAKVMSRESLAAMQKKQADMEQNNQNPWTFKEIAQGNMLGIRKVLSPFDLQNHGRFTGKFHLPWRV